The proteins below are encoded in one region of Sebastes fasciatus isolate fSebFas1 chromosome 16, fSebFas1.pri, whole genome shotgun sequence:
- the LOC141752950 gene encoding tripartite motif-containing protein 16-like encodes MAQQVILDRDKLSCSICLDLLKDPVAIPCGHSYCMSCIKDYWGEEHETKTHSCPQCRQSFTPRPVLVKNTILAEFVEDVKKAGLQAASPDHSSAGPGDVTCDYCSGMKVKALKSCLVCMASYCEQHLQPHYNLAPLKKHKLVEATLKLQENICSQHDEVMKIFCRTDQKCICYLCSMDDHKGHDTVSAAAERAERQKELGASQQEVQQRVQDREKDVKVLQQRVEAINLSADEAVRDSEKIFTELIRLIKKRSSEVKQQIRSQQTTQVSRAKELEEKLQQEITELRRKDTELETLSHTEDHLHFLNNYPSLSRLSESKDVPSIDICPLRSFEDVTAAVSEVRDKLQAVLSEEWGKISLAVTEVDVLQAEPRTRAEFMKYSCQITLDPNTAYKRLSLSDRDRKATVMIGNQLYLDHQDRFDICSQVLSREGLTGRCYWEVKRSGRVCIAVAYKDIRRKGIFNECGFGLNDKSWSLECDSSSYIFLHNNISTSVSGPQSSRIGVYLDHRAGTLSYYSISGTMTLLHRVQTTFTQPLYAGFWFRYGDGGTAELCELK; translated from the coding sequence ATGGCGCAGCAAGTGATTCTGGATCGAGACAAACTGAGCTGttcaatctgtctggatcttCTAAAGGATCCGGTGGCTATTCCCTGTgggcacagctactgcatgagctGTATTAAAGACTACTGGGGTGAGGAGCATGAGACGaagacacacagctgccctcagtgcagGCAGAGCTTCACACCGAGACCTGTCCTGGTGAAAAATACCATATTAGCAGAGTTTGTGGAGgatgtgaagaaagcaggactTCAAGCTGCTTCACCTGATCATTCCTCTGCTGGACCTGGAGACGTGACCTGTGATTACTGCTCTGGGATGAAGGTGAAAGccctcaagtcctgtctggtgtgtatggcctcttactgtgagcagcacctccagcctcactacAATTTagctccattaaagaaacacaagctggttgaggccactttaaagctccaggagaacatctgctctcagcatgacgaggtgatgaagattttctgccgCACTGATCAGAAGTGCATCTGCTATCTCTGCTCCATGGATGATCATAAAGGTCATGACACAGTCTccgctgcagcagagagggctGAGAGGCAGAAGGAGCTCGGGGCGAGTCAGCAAGAAGTCCAACAGAgagtccaggacagagagaaagacgtgaaggtgcttcagcagagggtggaggctatcaatctttctgctgatgaagctgtgagagacagtgagaagatcttcactgagctgatccgtctcattaaGAAAAGAAGCTCCGAAGTGAAGCAGCagatcagatcccagcagacaaCTCAAGTGAGTCGAGCTAAAGAGcttgaggagaagctgcagcaggagatcactgagctgcggaggaaagacactgagctggagacgctctcacacacagaggatcacctcCATTTCCTAAACAACTACCCCTCGCTGTCACGTCTGAGCGAATCTAAAGACGTTCCCAGCATTGATATCTGTCCTCTGCGCTCCTTTGAGGATGTGACAGCGGcggtgtcagaggtcagagataaACTGCAGGCTGTTCTGAGTGAGGAGTGGGGAAAGATCTCTCtggcagtgactgaagtggatgttttacaagcagagcccagaaccagagctgagtttatgaaatattcttgtcaaatcacactggatccaaatacAGCATACAAACGTTTGTCATTGAGTGACAGGGACAGAAAAGCAACAGTAATGATAGGAAACCAGTTATATTTGGATCACCAAGACAGATTTGATATATGTagtcaggtcctgagtagagagggtctgactggacgctgttactgggaggtgaaaCGGAGTGGGAGAGTTTGTATAGCAGTTGCATACAAGGATATTAGAAGAAAAGGCATCTTTAATGAATGTGGATTTGGAttaaatgacaaatcttggtcaTTAGAATGTGACAGTAGTAGTTATATATTCCTTCACAACAATATTTCTACTTCCGTCTCAGGCCCTCAGTCCTCCAGAATAGGAGTTTACCTGGATCACAGAGCAGGTACTCTGTCTTACTACAGCATCTCTggaaccatgactctcctccacagagtccagaccacgttcactcagcctctctatgctggatttTGGTTTCGATATGGTGATGGAGGCACTGCTGAGCTGTGTGAGCTCAAGTAG
- the LOC141752949 gene encoding tripartite motif-containing protein 16-like: protein MAQQVILDRDKLSCSICLDLLKDPVTIPCGHSYCMSCIKDYWGEEHETKTHSCPQCRQSFTPRPVLVKNTMLAEVVEELKKAGLQAASPDHSSAGPGDVACDYCSGMKVKALKSCLVCMASYCEQHLQPHYNATPLKKHKLVEATLKLHENICSQHDEVMKIFCRTDQKCICYLCSMDDHKGHDTVSAAAERAEKQKELGASRQEIQQRVQDREKDVKVLQQRVEAINLSADEAVRDSEKIFTELIRLIEKRSSEVKQQIRSQQTTQVSRAKELEEKLQQEITELRRKDTELETLSHTEDHLHFLNNYPSLSRLSESKDVPSIDISPLRSFEDVTAAVSEARDKLQAVLSEEWGKISLAVTEVDVLQAEPRTRAEFMKYSCQITLDPNTANTYLSLSDRDRKATLMEGEQLYLDHQDRFDERWQVLSREGLTGRCYWEVKWSGMVCIAVAYKDIKRTGTSNECVFGYNDKSWSLECYSSSYTFRHNNISTSVSGPQSSRIGVYLDHRAGTLSYYIVSETMTLLHRVQTTFTQPLYPGFWFPNIYFGGTAELCEHK from the coding sequence ATGGCGCAGCAAGTGATTCTGGATCGAGACAAACTGAGCTGttcaatctgtctggatcttctaaaggatccggtgactattCCCTGTgggcacagctactgcatgagctGTATTAAAGACTACTGGGGTGAGGAGCATGAGACGaagacacacagctgccctcagtgcaggcagagcttcacaccgaggcctgtcctggtgAAAAATACCATGTTAGCAGAGgttgtggaggaactgaagaaagcAGGACTTCAAGCTGCTTCACCTGATCATTCCTCTGCTGGACCTGGAGACGTGGCCTGTGATTACTGCTCTGGGATGAAGgtaaaagccctcaagtcctgtctggtgtgtatggcctcttactgtgagcagcacctccagcctcactacAATGCAactccattaaagaaacacaagctggttgaggccactttaaagctccatgagaacatctgctctcagcatgacgaggtgatgaagattttctgccgCACCGATCAGAAGTGCATCTGCTATCTCTGCTCCATGGATGATCATAAAGGTCATGACACAGTCTccgctgcagcagagagggctgagaagcagaaggagctcggggcgagtcggcaagaaatccaacagagagtccaggacagagagaaagacgtgaaggtgcttcagcagagggtggaggctatcaatctttctgctgatgaagctgtgagagacagcgagaagatcttcactgagctgatccgtctcattgagaaaagaagctccgaagtgaagcagcagatcagatcccagcagacaaCTCAAGTGAGTCGAGCTAAAGAGcttgaggagaagctgcagcaggagatcactgagctgcggaggaaagacactgagctggagacgctctcacacacagaggatcacctcCATTTCCTAAACAACTACCCCTCGCTGTCACGTCTGAGCGAATCTAAAGACGTTCCCAGCATTGATATCTCTCCTCTGCGCTCCTTTGAGGATGTGACAGCGGCGGTGTCAGAGGCCAGAGATAAACTGCAGGCTGTTCTGAGTGAGGAGTGGGGAAAGATCTCTCtggcagtgactgaagtggatgttttacaagcagagcccagaaccagagctgagtttatgaaatattcttgtcaaatcacactggatccaaatacAGCAAACACCTATTTGTCATTGAGTGACAgggacagaaaagcaacattaatggAAGGAGAACAGTTATATTTGGATCACCAAGACAGATTTGATGAAAGGtggcaggtcctgagtagagagggtctgactggacgctgttactgggaggtgaaaTGGAGCGGGATGGTTTGTATAGCAGTTGCATACAAGGATATTAAAAGAACAGGCACCAGTAATGAATGTGTATTTGGAtataatgacaaatcttggtcaTTAGAATGTTACAGTAGTAGTTATACATTCAGACACAACAATATTTCTACTTCCGTCTCAGGCCCTCAGTCCTCCAGAATAGGAGTTTACCTGGATCACAGGGCAGGTACTCTGTCTTACTACatcgtctctgaaaccatgactctcctccacagagtccagaccacgttcactcagcctctctatCCTGGATTTTGGTTtccaaatatttattttggagGCACTGCTGAGCTGTGTGAGCACAAGTAG
- the LOC141752574 gene encoding tripartite motif-containing protein 16-like: MAQQVILDRDKLSCSICLDLLKDPVAIPCGHSYCMSCIKDYWGEEHETKTHSCPQCRQSFTPRPVLVKNTILAEVVEDVKKAGLQAASPDHSSAGPGDVTCDYCSGMKVKALKSCLVCMASYCEQHLQPHYNLAPLKKHKLVEATLKLQENICSQHDEVMKIFCRTDQKCICYLCSMDDHKGHDTVSAAAERAERQTELGASRQEIQQRVQDREKDVKVLQQRVEAINLSADEAVRDSEKIFTELIRLIKKRSSEVKQQIRSQQTTQVSRAKELEEKLQQEITELRRKDTELETLSHTEDHLHFLNNYPSLSRLSESKDVPSIDICPLRSFEDVTAAVSEVRDKLQAVLSEEWGKISLAVTEVDVLQAEPRTRAEFMKYSCQITLDPNTAYKRLSLSDRDRKATVMIGNQLYLDHQDRFDICSQVLSREGLTGRCYWEVKRSGRVCIAVAYKDIRRKGIFNERGFGLNDKSWSLECDSSSYIFLHNNISTSVSGPQSSRIGVYLDHRAGTLSYYSISGTMTLLHRVQTTFTQPLYAGFWFRYGDGGTAELCELK; this comes from the coding sequence ATGGCGCAGCAAGTGATTCTGGATCGAGACAAACTGAGCTGttcaatctgtctggatcttCTAAAGGATCCGGTGGCTATTCCCTGTgggcacagctactgcatgagctGTATTAAAGACTACTGGGGTGAGGAGCATGAGACGaagacacacagctgccctcagtgcagGCAGAGCTTCACACCGAGACCTGTCCTGGTGAAAAATACCATATTAGCAGAGGTTGTGGAGgatgtgaagaaagcaggactTCAAGCTGCTTCACCTGATCATTCCTCTGCTGGACCTGGAGACGTGACCTGTGATTACTGCTCTGGGATGAAGGTGAAAGccctcaagtcctgtctggtgtgtatggcctcttactgtgagcagcacctccagcctcactacAATTTagctccattaaagaaacacaagctggttgaggccactttaaagctccaggagaacatctgctctcagcatgacgaggtgatgaagattttctgccgCACTGATCAGAAGTGCATCTGCTATCTCTGCTCCATGGATGATCATAAAGGTCATGACACAGTCTccgctgcagcagagagggctGAGAGGCAGACGGAGCTCGGGGCGAGTCGGCAAGAAATCCAACAGAgagtccaggacagagagaaagacgtgaaggtgcttcagcagagggtggaggctatcaatctttctgctgatgaagctgtgagagacagtgagaagatcttcactgagctgatccgtctcattaaGAAAAGAAGCTCCGAAGTGAAGCAGCagatcagatcccagcagacaaCTCAAGTGAGTCGAGCTAAAGAGcttgaggagaagctgcagcaggagatcactgagctgcggaggaaagacactgagctggagacgctctcacacacagaggatcacctcCATTTCCTAAACAACTACCCCTCGCTGTCACGTCTGAGCGAATCTAAAGACGTTCCCAGCATTGATATCTGTCCTCTGCGCTCCTTTGAGGATGTGACAGCGGcggtgtcagaggtcagagataaACTGCAGGCTGTTCTGAGTGAGGAGTGGGGAAAGATCTCTCtggcagtgactgaagtggatgttttacaagcagagcccagaaccagagctgagtttatgaaatattcttgtcaaatcacactggatccaaatacAGCATACAAACGTTTGTCATTGAGTGACAGGGACAGAAAAGCAACAGTAATGATAGGAAACCAGTTATATTTGGATCACCAAGACAGATTTGATATATGTagtcaggtcctgagtagagagggtctgactggacgctgttactgggaggtgaaaCGGAGTGGGAGAGTTTGTATAGCAGTTGCATACAAGGATATTAGAAGAAAAGGCATCTTTAATGAACGTGGATTTGGAttaaatgacaaatcttggtcaTTAGAATGTGACAGTAGTAGTTATATATTCCTTCACAACAATATTTCTACTTCCGTCTCAGGCCCTCAGTCCTCCAGAATAGGAGTTTACCTGGATCACAGAGCAGGTACTCTGTCTTACTACAGCATCTCTggaaccatgactctcctccacagagtccagaccacgttcactcagcctctctatgctggatttTGGTTTCGATATGGTGATGGAGGCACTGCTGAGCTGTGTGAGCTCAAGTAG